A single region of the Microtus ochrogaster isolate Prairie Vole_2 chromosome 2, MicOch1.0, whole genome shotgun sequence genome encodes:
- the LOC101995408 gene encoding complex III assembly factor LYRM7, with the protein MGQPAKVLQLFRTLHRTRQQVFKNDKRALEAARVKINEEFKKHKSEASPEKIEEMLKVGSDVELLLRTSVIQGIHIDHNTLKLLPRKDLLTENVPYCDAPIQKQ; encoded by the coding sequence ATGGGTCAGCCCGCCAAGGTTTTACAGCTCTTTAGAACACTACACAGGACCAGacaacaagtttttaaaaatgataagagAGCATTAGAAGCGGCCAGAGTAAAGATAAATGAAGAattcaaaaaacataaaagtgaGGCCTCTCcggagaaaatagaagagatgtTGAAAGTGGGTTCTGATGTTGAACTATTACTCAGAACATCTGTTATTCAAGGTATTCACATTGACCACAACACCCTGAAGCTGCTCCCCAGGAAAGATCTTCTAACAGAAAATGTTCCGTACTGTGATGCGCCAATTCAGAAGCAGTAA